From Microcebus murinus isolate Inina unplaced genomic scaffold, M.murinus_Inina_mat1.0 scaf001_hap2_Mmur4.0, whole genome shotgun sequence, the proteins below share one genomic window:
- the LOC142866173 gene encoding igE-binding protein-like, with the protein MDAASVFPVFIDQNNQRFWQPIDQKQLKELAEAVRNWGHGAAYTLALVERQANGAFTPDDWNKLTRAVLTTGQYLDWKSIYCKGCHGQARQNAAHGQGKEHWTYDMLTGQGQWANNQTGYPEEVYAQINSLAIKAWKSLPNRGEVRGNLTKIIQAPAEPFSDFVARLVEAAGKIFGDLETAMPLVEQLVYEQCTTECKNAIAPWKSKGLEAWLKACREIGGPLTNSGLAAAVLAAQSRQERKCYNCGKPGHLKRQCRAPKKQEAPRAPLPQPGICTVCGRGCHWSSECRSVRDKQGRPIHRDAEGRPVQQQKNAWQGPPSQGPQTYGVMMAQGGPQGPHGSSLLQMPGNNPFLTPLTPGAPESHGGRHPGQQDWTSVPPPQ; encoded by the coding sequence ATGGATGCTGCTTCAGTTTTTCCTGTCTTCATAGATCAGAATAATCAAAGATTTTGGCAACCTATAGATCAAAAGCAATTAAAAGAGTTAGCAGAGGCGGTCCGTAATTGGGGCCATGGCGCTGCTTATACTCTGGCTTTAGTTGAGCGCCAGGCCAACGGCGCCTTTACGCCCGACGATTGGAATAAACTTACTCGGGCTGTTTTAACCACAGGACAGTACCTTGATTGGAAGTCTATTTATTGTAAAGGCTGTCATGGGCAGGCTAGGCAAAATGCCGCTCATGGGCAAGGAAAGGAACATTGGACTTACGATATGCTGACAGGACAGGGACAATGGGCCAACAATCAGACAGGTTACCCTGAGGAAGTATATGCGCAAATTAATAGTCTAGCTATCAAGGCATGGAAGAGCTTGCCCAACCGGGGTGAGGTTAGGGGAAACTTGACTAAGATTATTCAAGCCCCAGCTGAACCATTCTCTGATTTTGTGGCACGCTTGGTAGAGGCGGCAGGAAAGATCTTTGGAGACCTAGAGACAGCTATGCCTTTAGTAGAGCAGCTAGTGTATGAGCAATGTACCACCGAGTGCAAAAATGCCATTGCTCCCTGGAAATCAAAGGGCTTGGAGGCGTGGCTAAAAGCCTGCAGAGAGATCGGCGGTCCCCTGACTAATAGCGGGTTGGCGGCTGCCGTTCTGGCGGCCCAATCGCGCCAAGAGAGGAAGTGCTACAACTGTGGTAAACCGGGGCACTTAAAGCGGCAGTGCCGTGCTCCGAAAAAACAGGAGGCCCCTAGGGCTCCCCTACCGCAACCGGGAATATGTACGGTTTGCGGCAGGGGCTGTCACTGGAGTTCAGAATGTCGGTCAGTAAGAGATAAGCAGGGCAGACCCATTCATAGAGATGCTGAAGGTAGACCTGTACAGCAGCAAAAAAACGCCTGGCAGGGCCCACCATCCCAGGGCCCGCAAACATATGGGGTAATGATGGCTCAGGGAGGCCCTCAGGGGCCCCATGGTTCGTCCCTGCTACAGATGCCAGGGAACAACCCGTTTCTAACACCCCTGACTCCGGGGGCCCCCGAGAGCCACGGCGGGCGACACCCGGGTCAGCAGGATTGGACCTCTGTGCCACCACCCCAGTAG